The following proteins are co-located in the Flectobacillus major DSM 103 genome:
- a CDS encoding protein phosphatase 2C domain-containing protein: MLIVIAKPNIQKVVSTEYSKAQTLSKTHNNPSPLPNEDRISFTLPNIWAVADGAGGTGILCGEWAEFLLAHLPSVYINSWEAFIAWIEPLAEAFIQEYEPLIQHDSFQLKRFYQEGSACTLAVVWQVDSIFHWLTFGDSHVFFYANNQLQSYPFQSTEELSGGTHLLNCSIFPNELGFRCGSFEGIYNTCLLATDAISKHILLQYQTQAEAFDIFIETLTHSLESPESFWQYIQHNPTIEEDDYSLIIIRP; this comes from the coding sequence ATGCTCATTGTTATAGCTAAACCAAATATTCAAAAAGTCGTGTCAACAGAATATTCTAAAGCCCAAACCCTCTCCAAAACCCACAACAACCCATCACCCTTACCCAACGAAGACCGTATTTCGTTTACTCTACCAAACATTTGGGCTGTAGCTGATGGTGCTGGTGGTACGGGTATCTTGTGTGGTGAATGGGCGGAGTTTCTGTTAGCACATTTACCGTCAGTGTATATCAATTCTTGGGAGGCATTTATTGCATGGATAGAGCCTTTGGCTGAAGCCTTCATACAAGAATATGAACCATTGATACAACATGACTCATTTCAACTCAAACGCTTTTACCAAGAAGGCAGTGCCTGTACTTTGGCGGTAGTCTGGCAAGTAGATAGTATTTTTCATTGGCTTACTTTTGGCGATAGTCATGTGTTTTTTTATGCCAACAATCAATTGCAAAGTTACCCTTTTCAATCAACCGAGGAACTTTCGGGAGGTACACATCTGCTCAATTGTTCAATATTTCCTAATGAATTAGGTTTTCGTTGTGGTAGCTTTGAAGGGATATATAATACTTGTTTATTAGCTACTGATGCTATCAGTAAACATATCTTACTGCAATATCAAACTCAAGCAGAAGCTTTTGATATTTTCATCGAAACCCTCACCCACTCGCTAGAAAGCCCCGAAAGCTTTTGGCAGTATATACAACACAATCCAACCATCGAAGAAGACGATTATAGTCTAATTATCATAAGACCATGA
- a CDS encoding phospholipase D-like domain-containing protein gives MIKAYFKGLKPLVLEQIQEAKESIQIAVAWFTDQDVLDILVEKRKQGIQVQVLISNDRKNFEEAYSLDFTKLQQIGGKLIVVETSFMHHKFCIVDQQVLLTGSANYTYSGFHKNNESIIITDEQESIKDFLLEFERFIEQAIEEEGLVVSPLVQALHHQIKLYNSQISWLEVALAEAEKQLECYEAGYRVRFQQIIEEILLLQRDILAYKAQRTEKQEAKKQYQEAKVRWESFQNIIAEDTQTITKAKDDILQESLKQLYREGVKLCHPDSPLVEEAHKAQAQQIFLKLKQAYDQNDLKALQTIVAELKLGIAFGDSNVSGASINDLEAFAQQLAEQVQQLAERLSTLQNDYRYILQMGEEAVLEKHFDREEMILKEKRRTLVEEIGRISKI, from the coding sequence ATGATTAAAGCCTATTTTAAAGGATTAAAACCTTTAGTACTTGAGCAAATCCAAGAAGCGAAAGAGAGTATTCAAATTGCAGTAGCATGGTTTACAGACCAAGATGTTTTGGATATATTGGTAGAAAAACGCAAACAAGGCATACAAGTTCAGGTATTAATTTCTAACGACCGTAAAAATTTTGAAGAAGCCTATTCTTTAGACTTTACCAAACTCCAACAAATAGGAGGAAAATTAATCGTAGTCGAAACCAGTTTTATGCACCATAAGTTTTGTATTGTTGACCAACAAGTATTGCTAACGGGTTCGGCAAATTATACTTACAGTGGTTTCCATAAAAACAACGAATCTATCATTATTACCGACGAACAGGAAAGTATAAAAGACTTTTTATTAGAATTTGAGCGGTTTATAGAACAAGCCATAGAGGAAGAAGGCTTAGTAGTATCTCCATTGGTACAAGCACTTCATCATCAAATTAAGCTGTACAACTCACAAATTAGTTGGTTAGAAGTAGCCTTAGCAGAAGCAGAAAAGCAGTTAGAGTGCTACGAAGCAGGTTATCGAGTACGATTCCAGCAAATCATAGAAGAGATTTTATTACTCCAGCGGGATATTTTGGCGTATAAAGCCCAGAGAACTGAAAAACAAGAAGCAAAAAAGCAATACCAAGAAGCAAAAGTCAGGTGGGAATCCTTTCAAAATATCATTGCCGAAGATACCCAAACGATAACAAAAGCAAAAGACGATATTTTACAAGAAAGTCTGAAACAACTCTATCGTGAAGGGGTAAAGCTTTGTCATCCAGATAGTCCTTTGGTTGAAGAAGCCCATAAAGCGCAGGCACAACAGATATTCTTGAAACTGAAACAAGCTTATGACCAAAACGATTTAAAGGCACTCCAAACGATTGTAGCTGAACTGAAATTAGGAATTGCATTTGGCGATAGCAACGTTTCGGGAGCATCTATTAATGATTTGGAAGCATTTGCACAACAACTTGCAGAACAGGTTCAACAATTAGCCGAGCGACTCTCCACTTTACAGAACGATTATCGTTATATATTACAAATGGGTGAGGAGGCTGTGTTAGAAAAGCATTTTGACAGAGAGGAGATGATTTTGAAGGAAAAAAGAAGGACTTTAGTAGAAGAAATAGGGAGGATATCTAAGATATGA
- a CDS encoding DUF4248 domain-containing protein, which yields MFALAKSYIWVCECERIKALNIMSDTNKFPPMNRTELARKYKVSLPTFNKWLGLISNLVLIENQRIFTPKQVELIINHLGEPPD from the coding sequence ATGTTCGCACTCGCAAAGTCATATATATGGGTCTGCGAATGCGAGCGTATAAAAGCTCTCAATATTATGTCTGATACAAATAAGTTTCCTCCGATGAATAGAACGGAGTTAGCTCGAAAATATAAGGTAAGCCTACCTACTTTTAATAAATGGCTTGGATTAATCTCGAATCTTGTTCTGATTGAAAATCAAAGGATATTCACTCCTAAGCAAGTGGAGTTAATCATAAACCATCTAGGAGAGCCCCCTGACTGA
- a CDS encoding helix-turn-helix domain-containing protein: MEISSKLILVTPEELVSLIQHSVRQVIAEQTPKSLGTVDKPLSIDEASSFLNIPKSTLYQFTSARKIPFQKIGKKILFFKADLIQWVESGKKKTRKEIEEEGFGKKGGLR; this comes from the coding sequence ATGGAAATATCATCCAAATTAATCTTAGTAACTCCAGAAGAATTAGTATCACTAATTCAGCATTCCGTTCGCCAAGTCATTGCTGAGCAAACACCAAAATCTTTAGGAACAGTCGACAAGCCTTTGTCGATAGATGAAGCTTCTTCATTTTTAAATATTCCGAAATCAACACTGTATCAATTTACTTCCGCTAGGAAGATTCCTTTTCAAAAAATTGGTAAGAAGATTCTTTTCTTCAAAGCAGACCTTATTCAGTGGGTCGAGTCTGGTAAAAAGAAAACTCGAAAGGAAATCGAAGAAGAAGGTTTTGGTAAGAAAGGAGGCTTACGATGA